One Cellulomonas sp. Y8 DNA segment encodes these proteins:
- a CDS encoding GNAT family N-acetyltransferase, with the protein METFELTDGVVVLRAPGPADVDRIDALCQDRAIQEWTTVPSPYTREDAQSFVTGYVADGWARGTTLNWAVRDAADDTLLGMVGLGMEGTGSAEIGYWLAPEARGRGLMSRSVELVLDAAFGRLGLVRVFWRAFVGNGPSRAVAERAGFRVEGELRLGAVQRGVRRDDWVGSLLATDARPRRVGERSPAAASGNGR; encoded by the coding sequence ATGGAGACCTTCGAGCTGACCGACGGCGTCGTCGTCCTGCGCGCGCCGGGCCCCGCGGACGTCGACCGGATCGACGCCCTCTGCCAGGACCGGGCGATCCAGGAGTGGACGACCGTGCCGAGCCCGTACACCCGCGAGGACGCCCAGTCCTTCGTCACCGGGTACGTCGCCGACGGATGGGCGCGCGGGACGACGCTCAACTGGGCGGTGCGCGACGCCGCCGACGACACGCTGCTCGGCATGGTCGGCCTCGGCATGGAGGGCACCGGTTCGGCCGAGATCGGCTACTGGCTCGCGCCCGAGGCGCGGGGCCGCGGCCTGATGTCCCGGTCGGTCGAGCTGGTGCTCGACGCGGCGTTCGGCCGTCTGGGGCTGGTCCGGGTGTTCTGGCGCGCGTTCGTCGGCAACGGCCCCTCGCGCGCGGTCGCCGAGCGGGCCGGGTTCCGGGTGGAGGGGGAGCTCCGGCTGGGCGCCGTGCAGCGCGGCGTCCGGCGCGACGACTGGGTGGGCAGCCTGCTCGCCACCGACGCCCGGCCCCGGCGTGTCGGCGAGCGCTCTCCGGCCGCTGCCTCGGGCAACGGGAGATGA
- a CDS encoding M3 family metallopeptidase, which produces MSTPTLDADNPFAAPSSLPYGLPDFAAIREEHHRPALLAGMAEQRAEVEAIAASTDAPTVENTLDALERSGRLLHRAAIVFFNQSSADSTPGLEALEEEVAPLLAAHSDAIYLDRRLFARLEVLREAAEAGELELAPDTAWLLHRQHTQFVRAGVRLDDDAQARLRELNAEITRLETVFGRLLLAETNDSAVLVTDPAELAGLPDDARAAAAEAAARRGHEGAWLIDLILPTQQPALAQLSDRALRERLHTASVRRGGRGGEHDTRATLLELARLRAERARLLGYPHHAAYIAEDATAKTPEAVADILGRLAPAAVANARAEAADLEEALRRDVPGATLEAWDWAYYAEQVRKERRSLDDSSLRPYLELDRVLHDGVFRAAGELYGLTFTERADLVGYHPDVRVFEVTDADGTGLGLFLGDYWTRDSKRGGAWMNNLVDQSTLLGEAPVVVNNLNIPKPPAGQPTLLTWDEVITLFHEFGHALHGLFSAVRYPSQSGTDVPRDFVEYPSQVNEMWAWEPSVLSAYAVHHVTGEPMPQEWVDTLIAARQDGEGFATTEYLAAALLDQAWYRLAPEDVPTDVAQVEPFEAAALERAGIAFAPVPPRYRTTYFNHVFGGGYSAGYYSYIWSEVLDADTVTWFEENGGLRRANGDTFRAKLLSRGGSVDPMQAFRDLRGRDPEIAPLLARRGLTSA; this is translated from the coding sequence ATGAGCACCCCCACGCTGGACGCGGACAACCCGTTCGCCGCCCCGTCCTCGCTGCCGTACGGCCTGCCCGACTTCGCCGCGATCCGCGAGGAGCACCACCGCCCCGCGCTGCTCGCCGGCATGGCGGAGCAGCGCGCGGAGGTCGAGGCCATCGCCGCGTCGACCGATGCCCCCACCGTCGAGAACACCCTGGACGCGCTGGAGCGCTCCGGCCGGCTGCTGCACCGTGCGGCCATCGTGTTCTTCAACCAGTCCTCGGCCGACTCGACCCCCGGGCTCGAGGCGCTCGAGGAGGAGGTCGCGCCGCTGCTCGCCGCGCACAGCGACGCCATCTACCTGGACCGCCGGCTGTTCGCGCGCCTGGAGGTCCTGCGCGAGGCGGCCGAGGCGGGCGAGCTCGAGCTCGCGCCGGACACCGCGTGGCTGCTGCACCGCCAGCACACCCAGTTCGTCCGCGCGGGCGTGCGGCTCGACGACGACGCCCAGGCCCGCCTCCGCGAGCTCAACGCCGAGATCACCCGGCTGGAGACCGTGTTCGGCCGGCTGCTGCTCGCCGAGACCAACGACTCCGCGGTGCTCGTCACGGACCCCGCCGAGCTCGCCGGGCTGCCCGACGACGCCCGGGCCGCCGCCGCCGAGGCCGCCGCCCGCCGCGGCCACGAGGGCGCCTGGCTGATCGACCTCATCCTGCCGACCCAGCAGCCCGCGCTGGCGCAGCTGTCCGACCGCGCCCTGCGCGAGCGGCTGCACACCGCGTCGGTGCGCCGGGGCGGCCGCGGGGGCGAGCACGACACCCGCGCCACGCTGCTGGAGCTGGCCCGGCTGCGCGCCGAGCGCGCCCGCCTGCTCGGGTACCCCCACCACGCGGCGTACATCGCCGAGGACGCGACCGCGAAGACCCCCGAGGCCGTCGCCGACATCCTCGGCCGCCTCGCGCCCGCCGCCGTCGCCAACGCGCGCGCCGAGGCCGCCGACCTGGAGGAGGCGCTGCGCCGCGACGTCCCCGGCGCCACCCTGGAGGCCTGGGACTGGGCGTACTACGCCGAGCAGGTCCGCAAGGAGCGCCGCTCGCTCGACGACTCCTCGCTGCGCCCGTACCTGGAGCTCGACCGCGTGCTGCACGACGGCGTGTTCCGCGCCGCGGGCGAGCTCTACGGGCTGACCTTCACCGAGCGCGCCGACCTGGTCGGGTACCACCCGGACGTCCGGGTCTTCGAGGTGACCGACGCCGACGGCACCGGCCTCGGCCTGTTCCTCGGCGACTACTGGACCCGCGACTCCAAGCGCGGCGGCGCGTGGATGAACAACCTGGTCGACCAGTCGACGCTGCTCGGCGAGGCACCGGTCGTGGTGAACAACCTCAACATCCCGAAGCCGCCGGCCGGCCAGCCGACGCTGCTGACCTGGGACGAGGTCATCACCCTGTTCCACGAGTTCGGCCACGCGCTGCACGGCCTGTTCTCCGCGGTCCGGTACCCCTCGCAGTCCGGCACCGACGTGCCGCGCGACTTCGTCGAGTACCCGTCGCAGGTCAACGAGATGTGGGCCTGGGAGCCGTCGGTCCTGAGCGCGTACGCCGTGCACCACGTCACCGGCGAGCCGATGCCGCAGGAGTGGGTGGACACCCTCATCGCCGCGCGCCAGGACGGCGAGGGCTTCGCCACGACCGAGTACCTGGCGGCGGCGCTGCTCGACCAGGCCTGGTACCGGCTCGCGCCCGAGGACGTCCCGACCGACGTCGCCCAGGTGGAGCCGTTCGAGGCCGCCGCCCTGGAGCGCGCGGGCATCGCGTTCGCACCGGTGCCGCCGCGGTACCGCACCACGTACTTCAACCACGTGTTCGGGGGCGGGTACTCCGCCGGGTACTACTCGTACATCTGGTCCGAGGTCCTCGACGCCGACACGGTCACCTGGTTCGAGGAGAACGGCGGCCTGCGGCGCGCCAACGGCGACACCTTCCGGGCGAAGCTGCTCTCGCGCGGCGGCTCGGTCGACCCGATGCAGGCGTTCCGCGACCTGCGCGGCCGCGACCCGGAGATCGCCCCGCTGCTCGCCCGCCGCGGCCTGACCTCGGCCTGA
- a CDS encoding M20/M25/M40 family metallo-hydrolase encodes MSDAPATPSAGQHDTSAAEGEVVRIAQELIRFDTSNYGDGSGPGERSAAEHVMTLLHEVGLDPELIESAPGRANVVVRLAGEDSSRPALVLHGHTDVVPAEAKDWKVDPFAGEEFDGMVWGRGAVDMKGMDAMILAVVRQMVREGRRPARDVVVAMFADEEAGGRFGARHLVDHRPDLFEGATEAVSEVGGFSVDVQGRRAYLLQTAEKGIAWLRLVADGTAGHGSAVNPDNAVTELAGAIARIGAYQWDTRLTPTVLALLEGVADLTGLPLDVDDPLAIDRLIGALGPARRFVGSSIRTLANPTQLHAGYKTNVIPGRATATVDVRPLPGDHEDVLAKVRELAGPHVRVEPEHFDIGLEVPATGALVDTMTDVLRAQDPEAVVLPYMLSAGTDNKSLARLGIEGYGFAPLRLPADLDFTALFHGVDERVPADSLRFGARVLDGLLREA; translated from the coding sequence ATGAGCGACGCACCCGCCACCCCGTCCGCCGGCCAGCACGACACCTCGGCGGCCGAGGGCGAGGTCGTGCGGATCGCGCAGGAGCTCATCCGGTTCGACACGTCGAACTACGGCGACGGCTCCGGCCCCGGCGAGCGCTCCGCCGCCGAGCACGTGATGACCCTGCTGCACGAGGTCGGCCTCGATCCCGAGCTGATCGAGTCCGCCCCGGGCCGCGCGAACGTCGTCGTGCGCCTGGCGGGGGAGGACAGCAGCCGCCCGGCGCTGGTGCTGCACGGGCACACCGACGTCGTCCCCGCCGAGGCGAAGGACTGGAAGGTCGACCCGTTCGCCGGCGAGGAGTTCGACGGCATGGTCTGGGGCCGCGGCGCCGTGGACATGAAGGGCATGGACGCGATGATCCTGGCGGTCGTCCGCCAGATGGTCCGCGAGGGGCGCCGGCCCGCCCGGGACGTCGTCGTGGCCATGTTCGCCGACGAGGAGGCCGGCGGGAGGTTCGGCGCCCGGCACCTCGTCGACCACCGCCCCGACCTGTTCGAGGGTGCCACCGAGGCCGTCTCCGAGGTCGGCGGGTTCTCCGTCGACGTGCAGGGCCGCCGCGCCTACCTGCTGCAGACCGCCGAGAAGGGCATCGCCTGGCTCCGGCTGGTCGCGGACGGGACCGCGGGCCACGGCTCGGCGGTCAACCCCGACAACGCGGTGACCGAGCTGGCCGGCGCGATCGCCCGCATCGGCGCGTACCAGTGGGACACCCGGCTCACGCCGACGGTGCTCGCGCTGCTGGAGGGCGTCGCCGACCTCACCGGCCTGCCGCTCGACGTCGACGACCCGCTGGCGATCGACCGGCTGATCGGCGCGCTCGGCCCGGCGCGGCGGTTCGTCGGGTCGTCGATCCGCACGCTCGCCAACCCGACGCAGCTGCACGCCGGGTACAAGACGAACGTCATCCCGGGCCGTGCGACCGCGACCGTCGACGTCCGGCCGCTGCCCGGCGACCACGAGGACGTGCTCGCGAAGGTCCGCGAGCTCGCGGGCCCGCACGTCCGGGTCGAGCCCGAGCACTTCGACATCGGCCTGGAGGTGCCCGCGACCGGCGCGCTCGTCGACACGATGACCGACGTGCTGCGCGCCCAGGACCCCGAGGCCGTCGTGCTGCCGTACATGCTGTCGGCGGGCACGGACAACAAGTCGCTCGCCCGCCTCGGCATCGAGGGATACGGCTTCGCGCCGCTGCGGCTGCCGGCCGACCTCGACTTCACGGCGCTGTTCCACGGCGTCGACGAGCGGGTGCCCGCGGACTCCCTGCGGTTCGGCGCCCGCGTGCTGGACGGGCTGCTGCGCGAGGCGTGA
- a CDS encoding DUF5703 family protein — protein sequence MAGTTRSGRPGGPEQARQYEYRVLTIPRTTSRGDARRLLTEQAEYGRWELARTLLYAGGERKVWLRRRIIRVRSTLGALGD from the coding sequence ATGGCAGGCACGACGCGCTCGGGACGCCCGGGCGGCCCGGAGCAGGCGCGGCAGTACGAGTACCGCGTCCTCACGATCCCCCGGACGACCAGCCGCGGCGACGCCCGCCGGCTGCTCACGGAGCAGGCGGAGTACGGCCGGTGGGAGCTGGCCCGGACCCTCCTGTACGCGGGCGGCGAGCGGAAGGTGTGGCTGCGGCGCCGGATCATCCGGGTCCGCTCCACGCTCGGCGCGCTGGGCGACTGA
- a CDS encoding primosomal protein: protein MAIDPRAALDRLIAALEAHYTAVSTRRGEDDPAVDDAYDVLADAFEVYDDALGTVHGEATPFYLAEEDDEDDEHEDDDEQDDEYDADDLPEESYEDDDEDDGALSR from the coding sequence ATGGCTATCGACCCGCGCGCGGCACTGGACCGCCTCATCGCTGCTCTCGAGGCGCACTACACCGCCGTGTCGACCCGGCGGGGCGAGGACGACCCCGCGGTCGATGACGCGTACGACGTGCTCGCGGACGCGTTCGAGGTCTACGACGACGCGCTCGGGACCGTGCACGGGGAGGCCACGCCGTTCTACCTCGCGGAGGAGGACGACGAGGACGACGAGCACGAGGACGACGACGAGCAGGACGACGAGTACGACGCGGACGACCTGCCCGAGGAGTCGTACGAGGACGACGACGAGGACGACGGCGCGCTGAGCCGCTGA
- a CDS encoding undecaprenyl-diphosphate phosphatase, giving the protein MSVWEAIVLGLVQGLTEFLPVSSSAHLRIVGELIGSGDPGAAFTAITQIGTETAVLLYFRRDIARICVHWWRAVRGDLGTDWRSRAGAPVGGTPDRDAQMAWFIALGSVPIVVLGLLFQDAIEAPFRNLWLIVLTLTVFALILDWADRRSSSRRELTDLTPRHALYFGLAQAMALVPGVSRSGGTITAGRLMGYSRTAAARYSFLLAIPAVLGSGLYQLGKSVGTFGEAGTPGVLPTLIATVIAFVVGYVVIIGFLKIVSTYSYRPFVIYRIGLAVVVSLLLLTGVLDPLAGA; this is encoded by the coding sequence ATGAGCGTCTGGGAGGCGATCGTCCTCGGACTCGTCCAGGGCCTCACCGAGTTCCTGCCCGTGTCGTCGAGCGCGCACCTGCGGATCGTGGGCGAGCTGATCGGCTCGGGCGACCCGGGCGCGGCGTTCACGGCGATCACGCAGATCGGGACGGAGACCGCCGTCCTGCTGTACTTCCGGCGGGACATCGCCCGGATCTGCGTGCACTGGTGGCGCGCGGTGCGCGGCGACCTCGGCACCGACTGGCGGTCCCGGGCGGGCGCACCCGTCGGCGGCACCCCGGACCGCGACGCGCAGATGGCCTGGTTCATCGCGCTCGGCTCCGTGCCGATCGTCGTGCTGGGCCTGCTGTTCCAGGACGCGATCGAGGCGCCGTTCCGCAACCTGTGGCTGATCGTGCTGACGCTGACCGTCTTCGCGCTGATCCTGGACTGGGCCGACCGGCGGTCGAGCAGCCGCCGGGAGCTGACCGACCTGACCCCGCGGCACGCGCTGTACTTCGGGCTCGCGCAGGCGATGGCGCTCGTCCCGGGCGTGTCCCGCTCGGGCGGCACGATCACCGCCGGCCGCCTGATGGGCTACAGCCGGACGGCGGCCGCCCGGTACTCGTTCCTGCTCGCCATCCCCGCCGTCCTGGGGTCGGGGCTCTACCAGCTCGGCAAGAGCGTCGGGACCTTCGGCGAGGCCGGCACCCCCGGGGTCCTGCCGACCCTGATCGCGACGGTGATCGCGTTCGTCGTGGGCTACGTCGTGATCATCGGGTTCCTGAAGATCGTGTCGACGTACTCGTACCGGCCGTTCGTGATCTACCGGATCGGGCTCGCGGTGGTCGTGTCGCTGCTGCTGCTGACCGGGGTCCTGGACCCGCTCGCCGGGGCCTGA
- a CDS encoding CorA family divalent cation transporter, producing MERAWVHQGDGWAETDPDGLLALLAAPEPPVAWVHVDSLDLLADAARQAGVPESVVHRAVADHGPAAPGDPRRPQLRRLPGGGRYLVSPTLAYDGRTRDVTTGVWASLEVEGVTITAEEGPGGLLDEVREHLAEGDHLPQDRESHVFAAVLMALVRRAGDVEMGIGEAVADVEQLVFSPQADDPAEVVYDLKREIGEARRALVPLLSAFPDLVAEQEDAQRETRTMRWLRRLDTVLTKVDRHLDAHDALLGDMLSVHLSRVSVRQNEDMRKISAWAAIIAVPTLIAGVYGMNFDHMPELHWLVGYPASIVLMGAAAGLLFRLFKRSGWL from the coding sequence GTGGAGAGAGCGTGGGTGCACCAGGGCGACGGCTGGGCCGAGACGGACCCCGACGGGCTGCTGGCCCTGCTGGCGGCGCCCGAGCCGCCGGTCGCGTGGGTGCACGTCGACTCGCTGGACCTGCTGGCCGACGCGGCGCGGCAGGCCGGCGTGCCGGAGTCGGTGGTGCACCGTGCGGTCGCGGACCACGGGCCCGCCGCGCCGGGCGATCCCCGGCGCCCGCAGCTCCGCCGGCTCCCGGGCGGCGGCCGGTACCTGGTGAGCCCGACGCTGGCCTACGACGGGCGCACCCGGGACGTCACGACCGGCGTCTGGGCGTCGCTCGAGGTCGAGGGCGTGACCATCACCGCCGAGGAGGGTCCGGGCGGCCTGCTCGACGAGGTCCGGGAGCACCTGGCGGAGGGCGACCACCTGCCGCAGGACCGCGAGAGCCACGTGTTCGCCGCGGTGCTCATGGCGCTGGTCCGGCGGGCCGGCGACGTCGAGATGGGCATCGGCGAGGCGGTCGCCGACGTCGAGCAGCTGGTGTTCAGCCCGCAGGCCGACGACCCGGCCGAGGTGGTCTACGACCTCAAGCGCGAGATCGGTGAGGCGCGCCGCGCGCTGGTGCCCCTGCTGTCGGCGTTCCCGGACCTGGTCGCGGAGCAGGAGGACGCGCAGCGCGAGACGCGCACCATGCGCTGGCTGCGCCGCCTGGACACCGTGCTGACGAAGGTCGACCGGCACCTCGACGCCCACGACGCGCTGCTGGGCGACATGCTGTCCGTGCACCTGTCCCGGGTGTCGGTGCGGCAGAACGAGGACATGCGGAAGATCTCCGCGTGGGCGGCGATCATCGCGGTGCCGACGCTCATCGCCGGGGTGTACGGCATGAACTTCGACCACATGCCCGAGCTGCACTGGCTCGTCGGGTACCCCGCGTCGATCGTGCTCATGGGCGCGGCCGCCGGCCTGCTGTTCCGGCTGTTCAAGCGGTCCGGCTGGCTGTAG
- the mshC gene encoding cysteine--1-D-myo-inosityl 2-amino-2-deoxy-alpha-D-glucopyranoside ligase: MLTWPAPQIPQLPGQGGPVRVRDTSTGELVVAAPGPDATVYVCGITPYDATHMGHAATYVAFDLLVRGWLDEGKRVRYASNVTDVDDPLLERAEATGVDWRELAADQTALYLEDMTALGVVPPDVYTGAVESVPDVVEAVEAMLAAGTAYVIGTPDAHGQGAGDVYADLSADPAFGQVTRLDRTEMLALFGERGGDPARPGKRDALDPLLWRSARPGEPSWDGNALGSGRPGWHIECAVIARDGIGLPFDVQGGGSDLRFPHHEMSTSHARLLDAGEGARTHVHTGMVGLHGQKMSKSLGNLVLVSQLRAEGVDAMAVRLAILDHHYAADWEWTDEVLHAAQARLDRWRSAVSGNGGPASATLLAEVRAALADDLDAPRALRAVDAWADASLAGGPAAEAEEGAPGIVARAVNALLGVRL, from the coding sequence GTGCTCACCTGGCCCGCCCCGCAGATCCCGCAGCTCCCCGGCCAGGGGGGTCCGGTGCGCGTCCGCGACACCTCGACCGGCGAGCTCGTCGTGGCGGCGCCTGGTCCGGACGCGACCGTCTACGTCTGCGGCATCACCCCGTACGACGCCACCCACATGGGCCACGCCGCCACCTACGTCGCGTTCGACCTGCTGGTCCGCGGTTGGCTCGACGAGGGCAAGCGCGTCCGGTACGCGTCGAACGTCACCGACGTCGACGACCCGCTGCTCGAGCGAGCCGAGGCCACCGGCGTCGACTGGCGCGAGCTCGCGGCCGACCAGACCGCGCTCTACCTCGAGGACATGACCGCCCTGGGCGTCGTGCCGCCGGACGTGTACACCGGCGCCGTCGAGTCCGTCCCGGACGTGGTCGAGGCCGTCGAGGCGATGCTGGCAGCCGGGACCGCCTACGTGATCGGCACGCCCGACGCGCACGGCCAGGGTGCCGGCGACGTGTACGCGGACCTGTCCGCGGACCCGGCGTTCGGGCAGGTCACCCGTCTCGACCGCACCGAGATGCTCGCGCTGTTCGGCGAGCGCGGCGGCGACCCCGCCCGACCCGGCAAGCGCGACGCCCTCGACCCGCTGCTCTGGCGGTCCGCGCGTCCGGGCGAGCCGTCGTGGGACGGCAACGCGCTCGGCTCGGGCCGCCCCGGCTGGCACATCGAGTGCGCCGTGATCGCCCGCGACGGGATCGGGCTGCCCTTCGACGTCCAGGGCGGCGGCTCCGACCTGCGGTTCCCGCACCACGAGATGAGCACCTCGCACGCCCGGCTGCTCGACGCCGGCGAGGGCGCGCGCACCCACGTGCACACCGGCATGGTCGGGCTGCACGGGCAGAAGATGAGCAAGTCGCTGGGCAACCTCGTCCTGGTGTCGCAGCTGCGCGCCGAGGGCGTCGACGCGATGGCCGTCCGGCTCGCCATCCTCGACCACCACTACGCGGCCGACTGGGAGTGGACCGACGAGGTCCTGCACGCCGCCCAGGCCCGGCTCGACCGGTGGCGCTCGGCCGTGTCCGGCAACGGCGGGCCCGCGTCCGCCACCCTGCTGGCCGAGGTGCGCGCCGCCCTGGCCGACGACCTCGACGCCCCCCGCGCCCTGCGCGCCGTGGACGCCTGGGCCGATGCCTCGCTGGCCGGGGGCCCGGCGGCCGAGGCCGAGGAGGGCGCGCCGGGGATCGTGGCCCGCGCCGTCAACGCGCTGCTGGGCGTGCGGCTCTAG
- a CDS encoding PAC2 family protein, with protein MTEQADAPAGLPERETILLAAFEGWNDAGSAASQALEHLHEAWGAEQVDELDPEEYHDFQVNRPVVGAGDDGRREITWPTTAVAVATTPNARRQVVLVHGIEPSMRWRRYCGELLDIAATLRVTTVVTLGALLADVPHTRPIPVTATSEDEAVRAALDVEPNSYEGPTGIVGVLQHEAAARGLRTVSLWAAVPHYVAHPPSPKATLALLHRIEALTGEPIPLGDLPEDAAAWQDGVDELASEDSEIAEYVHQLEEAKDTAELPEASGEAIAQEFERYLRRRDKGTGG; from the coding sequence ATGACCGAGCAGGCAGACGCACCGGCGGGGCTCCCGGAGCGCGAGACCATCCTCCTGGCGGCCTTCGAGGGCTGGAACGACGCCGGGTCGGCGGCCAGCCAGGCGCTGGAGCACCTGCACGAGGCCTGGGGCGCGGAGCAGGTCGACGAGCTGGACCCCGAGGAGTACCACGACTTCCAGGTGAACCGCCCCGTGGTCGGCGCGGGCGACGACGGGCGCCGCGAGATCACCTGGCCGACCACGGCGGTGGCCGTCGCCACGACCCCGAACGCGCGCCGCCAGGTCGTGCTGGTGCACGGCATCGAGCCGTCGATGCGCTGGCGCCGGTACTGCGGCGAGCTGCTGGACATCGCGGCCACGCTCCGGGTGACGACCGTCGTCACGCTGGGCGCGCTGCTGGCCGACGTGCCGCACACCCGGCCGATCCCGGTGACCGCGACAAGCGAGGACGAGGCGGTCCGTGCGGCCCTCGACGTGGAGCCGAACTCCTACGAGGGCCCGACGGGCATCGTCGGCGTCCTCCAGCACGAGGCGGCCGCGCGCGGTCTGCGCACGGTGTCGCTGTGGGCCGCGGTCCCGCACTACGTGGCGCACCCGCCGTCGCCCAAGGCCACCCTCGCGCTGCTGCACCGCATCGAGGCCCTGACCGGCGAGCCGATCCCCCTGGGCGACCTCCCCGAGGACGCCGCGGCGTGGCAGGACGGCGTCGACGAGCTCGCGAGCGAGGACTCCGAGATCGCCGAGTACGTGCACCAGCTCGAGGAGGCGAAGGACACCGCGGAGCTCCCCGAGGCGTCCGGCGAGGCCATCGCGCAGGAGTTCGAGCGGTACCTGCGGCGCCGGGACAAGGGCACCGGGGGCTGA
- a CDS encoding bifunctional 3'-5' exonuclease/DNA polymerase, giving the protein MGRVPLVLVAVDPDRPGGVVLREARDAAAAEAGDVGPPVPVAGDDLAGAVAEREAADHPRWVWDDTEHWYPDLLAAGVRVERAHDLRLCRTILRGSTRCAGTALAREPEGPWDRAAAAGGTGPHEADAPSLFDDLPAAVPDAAPDVAAELARQLAALTEARDDGRLRLLLAAESTGALIAAEMRHDGLPFRPDLHDALLTGLLGPRPREGARPERLAALAERVAAALDRPGLNPDSQPELLRALRAAGLEVTSTRTSEIRALDHPVREPLLEYKKLARLLSANGWAWMDRWVHEGRFRPDYVPGGVVTGRWASSGGGALQLPGVIRDAVRADPGRRLVVADAAQLEPRVLAAMSGDGAMAAAGRQADLYAAVVAAGIVADRQQAKYAMLGAIYGATTGASAVLMPQLGRAYPRAVALVEEAARAGERGEQVTTWLGRSSPAPSAAWLAARQAASAEGAAPEDARDARRRSRDWGRFTRNFVVQGTAAEWALCWMAVLRRRLLDLPGRPHLAFFLHDEIVVHAPADVADRVADAVRESAVEAGRLLFGATPVEFALDVSVVDSYADAV; this is encoded by the coding sequence ATGGGACGCGTGCCGCTCGTCCTCGTCGCCGTCGACCCGGACCGACCGGGCGGCGTCGTGCTGCGCGAGGCCCGGGACGCCGCCGCCGCGGAGGCCGGCGACGTCGGCCCGCCGGTGCCGGTCGCCGGGGACGACCTGGCGGGCGCGGTCGCGGAGCGAGAGGCCGCCGACCACCCGCGGTGGGTCTGGGACGACACCGAGCACTGGTACCCCGACCTGCTGGCCGCGGGCGTCCGGGTGGAGCGCGCGCACGACCTGCGGCTGTGCCGGACCATCCTGCGCGGGTCGACCCGGTGCGCCGGGACCGCCCTCGCGCGCGAGCCGGAGGGGCCGTGGGACCGCGCCGCGGCGGCGGGCGGGACCGGACCGCACGAGGCCGACGCGCCGAGCCTGTTCGACGACCTCCCGGCCGCGGTGCCCGACGCCGCCCCCGACGTCGCCGCGGAGCTCGCGCGCCAGCTCGCGGCCCTGACCGAGGCGCGGGACGACGGCCGGCTCCGGCTGCTGCTCGCCGCGGAGTCGACCGGCGCCCTCATCGCCGCCGAGATGCGGCACGACGGGCTGCCGTTCCGGCCCGACCTGCACGACGCGCTGCTGACCGGGCTGCTCGGGCCGCGCCCGCGCGAGGGCGCCCGTCCCGAGCGGCTGGCGGCGCTGGCCGAGCGCGTGGCTGCGGCGCTGGACCGGCCCGGCCTCAACCCCGACTCCCAGCCCGAGCTCCTTCGCGCCCTGCGGGCCGCCGGCCTCGAGGTCACCTCGACCCGGACGTCCGAGATCCGCGCGCTCGACCACCCCGTGCGCGAGCCGCTGCTCGAGTACAAGAAGCTCGCCCGCCTGCTGTCCGCCAACGGCTGGGCCTGGATGGACCGCTGGGTGCACGAGGGCCGGTTCCGGCCCGACTACGTCCCGGGCGGCGTCGTCACCGGGCGGTGGGCCAGCAGCGGCGGCGGTGCGCTGCAGCTCCCCGGCGTCATCCGCGACGCCGTGCGGGCCGACCCGGGGCGGCGGCTGGTCGTCGCCGACGCCGCGCAGCTGGAGCCGCGCGTGCTGGCCGCCATGTCCGGCGACGGCGCGATGGCCGCGGCCGGACGGCAGGCCGACCTGTACGCCGCCGTCGTCGCGGCCGGCATCGTCGCCGACCGGCAGCAGGCCAAGTACGCCATGCTCGGCGCGATCTACGGGGCCACCACCGGTGCCAGCGCCGTCCTCATGCCGCAGCTCGGGCGCGCCTACCCGCGGGCCGTCGCACTCGTCGAGGAGGCCGCGCGGGCGGGGGAGCGCGGCGAGCAGGTGACGACCTGGCTCGGCCGGTCCTCGCCCGCCCCGAGCGCGGCGTGGCTCGCCGCCCGGCAGGCCGCCTCCGCCGAGGGCGCCGCGCCGGAGGACGCCCGCGACGCCCGCCGCCGGTCCCGCGACTGGGGCCGGTTCACCCGGAACTTCGTCGTCCAGGGCACCGCCGCGGAGTGGGCGCTGTGCTGGATGGCGGTCCTGCGCCGCCGGCTGCTGGACCTGCCGGGTCGGCCGCACCTGGCGTTCTTCCTGCACGACGAGATCGTGGTGCACGCGCCCGCCGACGTCGCCGACCGGGTCGCCGACGCCGTCCGGGAGTCGGCGGTCGAGGCGGGCCGGCTGCTGTTCGGCGCGACGCCGGTCGAGTTCGCGCTCGACGTCTCGGTGGTGGACAGCTACGCCGACGCCGTGTGA